AGTTTACTAAGCCATGTTTAACAAATTCATGTTCGTTTTATCACTCTAAGCTTGACACCATGCTTGAAGTTGAGAATTATGCCATATTCAAGTTCCAAAGGTTTTTCCACGGTAGGTGAATGTCGAAATACATATTTCCGGTATAAATGAATCAATGAGAGCTTTATTTCTTGGATGGAAAATTTCTGACCAATGCATGATCGAGGCCCAATTCCAAAGGGCAAAAAAGCATAAGGATGCCtttgcttttcttcttcacaattTGGGTCAAATCTCTCTGGTCTGAACTTTTCTGGGTCTGGGAAATTCTTTGGATCTTTTGCTAGAACTCCAAGTGCTAGCCAAACCCATGTCCCCTGCTCATCAGAAAATGAAGTACATGACACAAGGCACATGTACAAGTTCTAGTCCACATTCTAACATATAAACAAACATAAAGGCCGTGGCATACATAAAATACCTTTGGAAGAAGATAGCCTCCAATCTCTACTTCTTTTGATGTTTCTCTTGCAACCAATGGGGAAACTGTGTAATACCTCATTGCCTCTTTAATGACCTGCACTCAAACCATCAAAAGAATAATGAAACTCAATTGTTGCATAGGCCTCATTGCAGTTAAGATATATCGGGAAAGGCTATATGTGActatcaaatacaaaaaaaggaaattttaagAGCCTTACCTGTTCAAGGTAAGGGAATTTGTTTTGAAGATCATCAGCACTTATTATCTGATCAGGGGGAACAAATCCATCAATCTCTTCAAGTAATTTCTTCTCAACTTCTGGATGTCCAGCAACTAAATAGACAACTGAAGACAATGTGAAGGCTGTGGTAGCTGAGCCAGCAAGCAAGTGTTCATAAGTAACTGCACTAATGTAGTCTGGGGTGAAGACATTCTTTGATACCGTTTGTGACTCTCTCGCGTTCAATATGAGTGTCAAGAAGTCCTTTGAACCTCGTTCCCGAGTTTTCATTCTCTTTGTCACGATCTCATCAAGCCTGCCACTCAGTTTCTGATTGTTACGCTCAACTTTCCAGTCCATAGTGCCAGGAATTCTCTTCAGGATCTGCCTAAAAGGTTCCTGAAGTATGGGGACAAGTAGACCAAGAATGATTGAAAATGAGCCTGATAAGTCCATTTTAAGCTGTGTTGTGGAGTAGATGTGCTTGTTAATAAAGTCTGAGACTTCATTATCATCATTTTGGTTATCATCAATGTTAACTACATCACTGATTGATTGCGGTTTAGAGAGGCCAAAGTTGACACCAAAGGCTGCTTGTCCGATGACATCAGTGGCCAATTTGAGGGAAAGGTTAGAGAAAGTGATGTCTTCTTCTTTCAAAGAGTGAAGATTTTCAGTTGCAGATTCTATAAATTCTTGCATGGTGGGTATTAGACTGGCTAGGTGTGATGGCTGGTAGACTGATAATATTGTGTTTCGCATGGTTGACCATCTAGCATCCCTGCAAGTAATTCCAACTCCCATCAGTATATATCTTAAATGACATTCTTGATCTGCTGCCTTCGAAGTTTGAACTTCTCAGTAGAGAGTATTCAATTTGCCATTTGGCAACCAAATCCTCATTTCACTAGAAATAAAGAACTCCCCTAGTTCATTGCAGGAGGTAACATAACTTTAGCCTAAAATGACATGCAATTctgaataaagtaaaaattattcACCTTAGGAAAGAATGTCAAAGAGATTTACATGgtcataaaattttgtttttgaaacatACACGGTAATAATATATGTATGTGCAAAACTCATGCATTTAAACCATATATGACACAAACCCTTAGTAAGTCATGGGACGCAATGGGAAGATTTCATTTCACAGTTTTTGATTTTATGTCTTGGATCTAATAGTATACGAATTGTTTAGTCATTTAAAATAGTACTAGATATATGTTTAGATTTGTAATAATTATTCGAAACTATAAAATTGATCTATTTCTAAGGGAGATGATCATTTTCCAACTCGTTTGGTGCATCATGAAGGAATGGTTCAAATGATAAAAGCGCAGTGTACACCTACAATTACAAATTAGGTAGGAGTATGTCATTGTTGTAGTTACAAGAAAATACCTGGTGAAGAAGAGCCCCTTTTGGTGAAGAGGGGAGGCCGAGATTGGTGAAGGTATGCTTCTGTTTGGAATATCTTTGAATTTCTTTATTCCTACTTCTTTACAAAGCTCAGGATCTGCTACAATTATCAGTGGCTGTCTGCCCATGTGAAACCTGCTCTAagcataaaattttaattagttttccTATGTAAAAGCATGCATCTTTgtcctttttttaatatatatatttaagatgtAGAATTTAAAACCATGAATTCAGTGTTATGTTATTCTTTGCAAAAGTCCTATCATCAATTATCACTCAAATCATGATCACTCAAATCTCCTTTGTCCCATCTTTTCCTTTGATGATTGATAACTATTAGTCttggaaacaaagaaaaagcatGTTTTACTGTTGTGCTCTTTTCTTTTACATTAATAAagttttaatctaaaaaaaaaaaaaagaagaaaagaaaagtgtataaaaaaaggaaaatactaaatttattactaatttaaaaaaaaaaaatacttccaAACTACTAAAAATTAGTGTTATATTAAtagcataataataataaataaacttttgaaaatttttttcttttttttttgtttctatgttttttttttttttttatatatacaaaataaaatttctattctagcttaatttaagtgtataggtgtgaagctccttcctgaattttttttttttttatacaagatataattctactctagcttaatctaagtgtatatgtgggTTAAGCtcccttctagagacttgaacctggCCATTTTTCCAtacctcacaagcacttatacttataaagTAACCATCGCACTAAAAGTGTCCGGTTGTACTTCTTCCTAGAACTTGAACCTGAACTTTGTGCCCActagtatttatttttgtgaaatgACCACTGCTGCACcgtaataaaatttagaattaacTGTGGCATGAGAAACTGGAGAGGCAAAATTATTACTAGTTTTCAATAAGCAAGGTCGGCCAGCCCTTGAATGTGGTGGTCATCAAGTGCGGCATAAGCTAATGTGCAATCCAATTAACTGTATCAAACAGTATTAGGATCATCTCCACGTTCCTTTCGCTTATACTATTACCTTTATAGTTCATTCACTTGAGCTTCTTTCTAATCTTGAAAGTGAAATATCATTGAATACCATActatggaaaaagaaagaaaagagatagGCCCAATATTGCTAGGTCCCATTTGACCAAATCATTAAATCCTTTGGTCCCCATGAACCGTCTCTAACCCATAGGCCACATGGTCTCTTCCACTTTTGAAAGAGGAAGATAGATTGTTGAATCAATTATCAACTATTAAAAAAGATAGGTGGCATTTAGTGGACTAATGGTACCACCTTTTTATCTATCATATTGTCCTAAACATTCTTTTTACTATGATGTATAATTGAGAAAAGACTAACAACAAGATTTAGAAGTTGAAAGTAAAAGTTATAAGAATCTTGTATCTTGGCGGTGTTTCCAACAGACACATTCACAATTTaaattctctttttcttattgtaactatggaattaaaaaaaaaaatttgaaaaaggaCTCAAACAAGAACACTGTAAACTCTGTACTGACCTGAAAATAGGGCCATATCGTTTGGCAATGACTGAGAACACATCAGGGCCATGTTTAGCGAGCAAGGGGAGGTGGCCAAGCAATGGAAAGGTTGGTGGGCCAGGTACCCTTCTCACACCCCAGTAAGGTCCATACATGTAGCCCAACACTCCTGCTACTAAGGCCAACACTGTGAAGAAGATTGATACTGCAGGAACACTAGTAAAGAGCAATTCCATTCTCACAAATCTTTGAAGGGTCTCAAGGCAAAAGGCCAtattttgaaagagagagagagagagagagaagtgattGGGTTTTGCAAGAGCTTGATATAAGACTTAGTAGTATAAGTTAGCTTGGTTTTATACAGAGGGTGATAGGGGTCCCTGGTTAAGAGTGGTTGGGCAAGGAGAGAGTGGGGGTGTCTCACTCTCAGCCTATTGATAGTTAATCGGTACTTTGTCTGCATATGCATCATTAAATTGCTGAAATGGATGCCCATCGTCTAtaatgttttttgtgttttttaatgtATCTATGTACCAAGTGTTTGCCATGCCACAGACCCTTTAAACTAACACGTACGCAACTCTGTTTTAAATTAGGTGcacacttaaattttttatatttaatccgAACTATGAAGTCatgaatttcaataaaattatatttttccttcTCCACCTGCAACCAACAAGTCAAACAACAGAAAGATCAAACAGTTGCTAACTGGTTTTCAGCATCATAAATTAGCTGATATGCTTATGCCACTTATGTGTGGCACCATTGGTGCTGGTTTCTTTGATTTGCAAATAGAGCAAAGAGTTTGAAAGTTGAAGTCTCTTTCCTTTCACTCATTTTTAGTGCCATTTCGACAGACTATTATGTGTAAGAATATGGTAAACCTCCTATATATGGACCCTCTTctggtttcttcttctttttttttctttttccatataAAAGCTTATAGAGGTTTACACGTAATTAAGAAAATGACTCTAATGGATTAGGTTTCTTCCAATTCAATTTCCAAAAAACGATAGTGGCTTTAAGTTCTAATTTCATAACTGGGTTGAGGGGTCAATACTAGTCCTCGGATACCCCATTGCCCTGCTTATAGAGCACGTGTATCTATCCCCTACAAAGCACTTATATCTTTCCGCTTCATTGTATATAAATTCAAACCCAACTCATGGATTAGATGCCCTTCAATCCCTGCCGTATGAACACAATATTCCTCCACTAAGTTCGAACCTGACCACATTCATAGAAACTAgttctatttaaatataaggCGTGTGACATTTTAAAATCagatggatttaaaaaaaacactttgtttgtttgtaataGAGGAAGCCCTATCACCAAATTGTTGCAGGAAAATTGCCTCCATATAGCATTTCTACACAAaattaattgtgaaaatattagaGAGTCCAAATAAGATTTTCACAAATAATAAAAGGAACAaagataaaatgaaaagaaaatagaaaatcacacataataaaaaattcataggATTTAAGTGATTATGCTTGTAGCTTATGTCCACTCTCTTACTAACAAACATGGAGAATACATATGGTATAATCCTCGCACTCTCACTGTACCCAAACCCCAATAAACTCCATGCTACTCTTTCACAAATACAAAATTAGCAAAGAGAAATTATTTTCCCTCTCAGCAAGCTATTGCCGCTCCACCACTCTCTTTTATACACGAAGGCGCGTATACATGGAGCAAAAAATTTAGAACTGTTTGATAAGTTGTTTTAAGCCGTGtaatatttatgtttaaataatattacacgtaATTTCAAAATATACGAGTAAAATATCATTACAACATCACCAATCCGCCGCTGCTGTGTCGGCAAGGCAATAGTCTTTCCATGCAAGAAAGTCACGTCTCATCATGATATTGCATTCAAGGAGATGTGATATCAAAGTCACGCTGCTTGACAAACTGGCTTGAAACAACGCAAGATCCAAGCCTGATATTTGGTTGCATTAATTAAGGATTGGAAAGAAGCATAGCCACCTACTCCATTTAGGTCTTAGGCATGACATTTAAAGCCACATCCTGacataaatcacataaaatCAAGTACCTTCTCAGAATAGCAGAACACAATAGTTCAATATTTACGGTCCACTCAAGTCCATAAAAGCCTAAGATTAAAactaatgcattttttttttttcttttggaggtaaaaaccatggttttaaaaatcgaaCCGAAAATAAAaccgtttttttcaaaatttccggtttttgaccggtttttCCTGGTTTTTGACCGGTTATTGACCGGTTTTG
This genomic stretch from Castanea sativa cultivar Marrone di Chiusa Pesio chromosome 1, ASM4071231v1 harbors:
- the LOC142621690 gene encoding cytochrome P450 711A1 — translated: MAFCLETLQRFVRMELLFTSVPAVSIFFTVLALVAGVLGYMYGPYWGVRRVPGPPTFPLLGHLPLLAKHGPDVFSVIAKRYGPIFRFHMGRQPLIIVADPELCKEVGIKKFKDIPNRSIPSPISASPLHQKGLFFTRDARWSTMRNTILSVYQPSHLASLIPTMQEFIESATENLHSLKEEDITFSNLSLKLATDVIGQAAFGVNFGLSKPQSISDVVNIDDNQNDDNEVSDFINKHIYSTTQLKMDLSGSFSIILGLLVPILQEPFRQILKRIPGTMDWKVERNNQKLSGRLDEIVTKRMKTRERGSKDFLTLILNARESQTVSKNVFTPDYISAVTYEHLLAGSATTAFTLSSVVYLVAGHPEVEKKLLEEIDGFVPPDQIISADDLQNKFPYLEQVIKEAMRYYTVSPLVARETSKEVEIGGYLLPKGTWVWLALGVLAKDPKNFPDPEKFRPERFDPNCEEEKQRHPYAFLPFGIGPRSCIGQKFSIQEIKLSLIHLYRKYVFRHSPTVEKPLELEYGIILNFKHGVKLRVIKRT